The nucleotide sequence ATATTTTGAATTTTCTCCTCAACCCTATCAACATAAACTTTGGGATATAATGAATCAAATTATTATTCCTTGTAAATAATGTAGGGATTCAAGACTTAAAAACTCCAACTTGATTAAGTTGGAGTTTTTTTATATCTACTATTTTACTAATCTTGTATTGGGATAAGCAGATTGCCATCCAAACCAAAAAGCATTAAATGTGTTTATACGCCTCAAAATATTGCCATTATTATCTTCTAATCTATTTTCGTAAACAGTCCATTTTTCACCTTCTATATCTATTGCTGTTATATTTTTATCGTAATTTTTAAACGATTCGTTATTTCGTTCGTATACACGATTTGCTCCTGTATTATCTGTTAATACCACAAACTTTTGAGTACCGATTTTATCTTCATAAATAGGATGTTTTTCTAAATATTTAACAGAAATTGCCAAAGGTTCTTCTTGAAGCTCTGGAAAACGAATCGCTAAGATAGATTGTTTATTTTTTAACTTTTTATTTACTTCCGGGACATTAAACATGAGTTCATCAGTTGCAAAATAATTTTGATAGGCCACACCTTCACCATAATCTCTTCTAAAACCGGTATTTAAAGCTAAAACTGTTGTTTCTGGGTGTCTACGTTTCCATTCTCCCCAAGTTGTCGTTATTACACTCAAATATTCAAATTCAATTCCTTTATCAACCAAAGGCCCTACTACTGGTTTCCCCCATAATGTATTCCAAAGGGATTGTGTTTTTTTATCATACATTAATTTATTAGATCTATATAAAAATCCACTAGTACCCATTTTATATTTTATTCCACTATGCTCTGTTTTGTAAAGAATTACCGTGCCACATAAAGTACAATACACTCCAGCGACAGAAATCCCTCCAATATCATCTGTAAACATTTCATGCCAAGCTAATATACGTTTGGGGTAAGCTCTAAAATCTCCATTAATTTCAACACCAAATACCACATTATCATCTTCTAAATATCTAGCTTTATTAGCTAAAATCATCTTGGGATTCCTCAATGGTGGGATTCCATCTTGTAAAACACCACCCCATCGAATCTCATCTAAGCGAATAGTTCTTTCATTTTGTCTATCTAAGAAATATTTTGAGAAATGAAAATCTATATTTTTATGCAATTCTGCTTTAAATTCGTGATATTCATTAGTTAATTGTTCTTCTTTGTTCCATATCCATTCGTACCATTTATTAAAATCGTAACCAAATTTTTGTTTCGTTTTCTTTTCTAATAAGTTTAAGTAATTATGTCCTGATGATTGGTTTACTTTAAAATAAAAAAGTTCTAATATCATAATTTCGTATTCAGATTTCCAATGTTCATCTATCCACTTAATGGATTTTGATTGTATATCTATATCTGAATTAGAAATTAACGTTTTAAAGTGTTTAAATCCTTCTACATCTGGTAAATAATTCTGGCTGTTAATAGAAATTATGAATGTAAAAAAGAAAATTAATCCAGCTATAAAAGTTTTGTGTATATTCATTTTTGTAAGATCTATTTTATTTTGAGTCGTCTAATTATATAATAGCTAACTCATTGATAATTAAAAAGTGATAATTTGTAACATATTATGAATGTTACAGTCTAGTATGTAAATTAGTTTATGAAAAAGAAAGTTTTCTTAATTATTAAAGTATATATCCTTACTTTTCTTTTAGTATTTATTCTGTTATTTTTTAACACTTCATTTTCAAGATCACTAGAAGCATTATATACTTTAATGACTACTAAACAAGGACTATTATTTTTTCACAGCATTTTTATCGTCGTTTATTTAATCTTTTTAATTTCACGTTACTTTATTAGACTTTATAAAAAGAAAGGAATAAAAATTGCCTTTAAATACTTTTTATTACGTTTGATACTTCCTGTTTTTATTATTGTCATTTCAATAAAACTAATTATTCATAATAATACACAAGAAGATTTCAATTTTATTTGGGATCATAGTGTAGAAAACACAAAAGAGTATTCTAATAACTTATACAAAACAGATGGAAAACACAGAGGAATGAGCGTATATCGCTTGGGAAGGAATAATAATTCTCAAATTAATAATTTATTAAAAACTAATATAGAATGGATTTCCCTGTTTCCTTATTTCTATCAAAAAGATGAGCAATCTAAAACAGTAAATGTTCCTGATGAAGTTGGAAAATGGACTGATAGAGATTCTATTTTTATGAATGATATAAAAGCATTGCAGGATAAAGGAATTCATATTATGCTTAAGCCTCATTTATGGATGTCTGACGGTTGGCGTTCAAACATTAAAATGAATTCAAAAGCAGAATGGGATACTTGGTTTGAGTCTTATAAAAAAAATATATTGCATTATGCAAGAATGGCAGAAGCAACAAATGTAGAATTACTTTGTATTGGCACAGAATTAAGATCTTCTGTAGAAAACCAACCAAATCAATGGAGGGTTTTAATAAAAGAAATTAAAAAAATATATAATGGTAAGCTTACTTATGCTGCAAATTGGGATGGAGAGTTTAATAATATTGATTTTTGGGATGAATTAGATTATATAGGTGTACAAGCTTATTTTCCATTAACATTAACTAAAAACCCAGATTTAGAAACTATAAAAAAAGGTTGGGATAAACACATTAAAGTATTAGAAGATATTTCTATAACCTATAATACTCCTGTTTTATTCACTGAAGTAGGTTATAGAAACGATGCTTACGCTACTGTCGAGCCCTGGGTATGGGGTTCTATATTTACTAGATTATACACTAAAAAATCTGATAAAACTCAACAACTTGCTTATCAAGCACTTTTTGAAAAACTATGGAATAAAAAATGGTTTGCTGGAACTTATGCTTGGCAATGGAGTAGCGGTGATTTTCCTATTCGCTCTAAACCAGCTCAAAATACAATTGCTAAATGGTATGGGAAAGAATAAAATTTTATTAAATGAAGAAAGCCGAGATTATTACACCTCGGCTTTCATTGTTTAAATGTTTACTAACCTAAAACTTAAACAAAATATAACTTATATTAATTATTTGCTGCTCCCAAAGTAGGTGAACTTTCTTCAAACCAATCTGCTGAAGTGTTGCCTTCACCATCAAAAGCAAAACTATAATTAATGTCAGAGATTTGAGGGATAAAATCACCAGCTGTCCAAAGACCAGCACCTACAGCTACTGGTTCTCGTTGGTTACCTCCATCTCCCCATTGTACGAAATCTACCATAGCAGCTGAACTTCCAAAAGCATTACTTGAATATAATCCAAATCCACCATCTGTAACATTTAAATTAGGGTATTCTATTACCAAATATTCACCTGGCGCCAAATCAATATTACCGCTAACAACTGTTACGCTAGCTGCGTTTCCAATTTGTCTATAAGTTCCACTACCTAAACACAACCAGTGATCACTCAAATCAAAATTTACATTTCCATTATTAAATATTTCAATTTGTCCACCAGTACCTGAAGTATTAAATTGGATTTCGTTTATTACCACTGAGCTGTTTACAGCTGGAGGAACTGCATCTCCATTTTCTGCTCCAAATGACGGTGTTGTAGTCTCAGCAAAATCTGCTGCTGTATCTCCTTCTCCATCAAATATTATACTATTGTTTACATCATTTACAACCGTCACAAATTCTCCAGCTGTCCATATTCCTGCAGCTACTGCTGTAGTTTCTCTTACACTTCCTGCTGCTCCCCATTGTACGAAATCTGATATTGTATCTGGATTTGCAAAACCTGTATTATTAATATAAAGACCTAATCCTCCTGTACCATTTACTCCTGATATTTGACCTGCAGTTACATTTAATTGATCGTAAGTTACTACCAAGAACTCTCCTGGTGCTAAAGTTGTTGATCCAGAAACTGCTGGTAATGCACTTAACTGTCTGTATGTTCCAGGACCTAAGCATAAAAAGTATCCACTAATATCTGCTGATACATTTCCGTTATTTAAAATCTCTACACGGTCTCCTAAATATTCTACTTCATTTAACACTATTGAACGTACTGGAGGAACTGCTGCTCCATTTTCTGCTCCAAATGATGGTGTAATTGTTTCTGAAAAATCTGCTGCTGTATCTCCTTCTCCATCAAACACAATACTTGTATCTTCTACATTAGCAACTGACACAAATTCTCCAGCTGTCCATATTCCTGCAGCTACTGCTGTAGTTTCTCTTACACTTCCTGCTGCTCCCCATTGTACGAAATCTGATATTGTATCTGGATTTGCAAAACCTGTATTATTAATATAAAGACCTAATCCTCCTGTACCATTTACTCCTGATATTTGACCTGCAGTTACATTTAATTGATCGTAAGTTACTACCAAGAACTCTCCTGGTGCTAAAGTTGTTGATCCAGAAACTGCTGGTAATGCACTTAACTGTCTGTATGTTCCAGGACCTAAGCATA is from Flavobacteriaceae bacterium and encodes:
- a CDS encoding DUF3179 domain-containing protein, which translates into the protein MNIHKTFIAGLIFFFTFIISINSQNYLPDVEGFKHFKTLISNSDIDIQSKSIKWIDEHWKSEYEIMILELFYFKVNQSSGHNYLNLLEKKTKQKFGYDFNKWYEWIWNKEEQLTNEYHEFKAELHKNIDFHFSKYFLDRQNERTIRLDEIRWGGVLQDGIPPLRNPKMILANKARYLEDDNVVFGVEINGDFRAYPKRILAWHEMFTDDIGGISVAGVYCTLCGTVILYKTEHSGIKYKMGTSGFLYRSNKLMYDKKTQSLWNTLWGKPVVGPLVDKGIEFEYLSVITTTWGEWKRRHPETTVLALNTGFRRDYGEGVAYQNYFATDELMFNVPEVNKKLKNKQSILAIRFPELQEEPLAISVKYLEKHPIYEDKIGTQKFVVLTDNTGANRVYERNNESFKNYDKNITAIDIEGEKWTVYENRLEDNNGNILRRINTFNAFWFGWQSAYPNTRLVK